The Halobellus sp. MBLA0158 genome has a window encoding:
- a CDS encoding histone deacetylase family protein: MQFGYSETCLAHDTGERHPETADRLRAIRRALAKRHGVSYVEADPADAAAVAAVHDDDYVEEIREFCEDGGGNWDPDTVASDATWDAALTSAGLAQWAAEAAVDGADGRDTPFSIGRPPGHHAVEDDAMGFCFINNAAVAAQALLDDSTTGVERAVVFDWDVHHGNGTQDIFYDQGDVLYASIHEEGLYPGTGEVAETGDGDGEGTTLNVPLSAGAGDEDYLLAVEELLRPVTERYDPDLFIVSAGFDAHRHDPISRMRVSTEGYALLTDRIRSLADDVGAALAFVLEGGYGLDTLSEGVAIVHETFDGREAMDPDGEPDEKTRRLVEDVREAHDLDG; the protein is encoded by the coding sequence ATGCAGTTCGGCTACAGCGAGACCTGTCTCGCACACGACACCGGCGAGCGCCACCCCGAGACGGCCGACCGGCTCCGGGCCATCCGGCGGGCGCTCGCGAAGCGCCACGGCGTCTCCTACGTCGAGGCCGACCCCGCCGACGCGGCCGCCGTGGCCGCCGTCCACGACGACGACTACGTCGAGGAGATCCGGGAGTTCTGCGAGGACGGCGGCGGCAACTGGGACCCCGACACGGTCGCCTCCGACGCCACCTGGGACGCCGCGCTCACCTCCGCTGGGCTGGCCCAGTGGGCCGCCGAGGCGGCCGTCGACGGCGCCGACGGTCGCGATACGCCCTTCTCGATCGGCCGGCCGCCCGGCCACCACGCCGTCGAGGACGACGCGATGGGCTTTTGCTTCATCAACAACGCCGCCGTCGCCGCCCAGGCCCTCCTGGACGATTCCACTACTGGCGTCGAGCGCGCGGTCGTCTTCGACTGGGACGTCCACCACGGCAACGGCACCCAGGACATCTTCTACGATCAGGGCGACGTCCTCTACGCGTCGATCCACGAGGAGGGGCTCTACCCCGGCACCGGCGAGGTGGCCGAGACCGGCGACGGCGACGGGGAGGGGACGACGCTGAACGTCCCGCTCTCTGCGGGGGCCGGCGACGAGGACTACCTGCTCGCCGTCGAGGAACTGCTCCGTCCGGTCACAGAGCGGTACGACCCGGACCTCTTCATCGTCAGCGCGGGCTTCGACGCCCACCGCCACGACCCCATCTCGCGGATGCGCGTCTCGACGGAGGGCTACGCCCTCCTCACCGATCGGATCCGCTCGCTCGCCGACGACGTCGGCGCCGCGCTCGCGTTCGTCCTGGAGGGCGGCTACGGACTCGACACGCTCTCGGAGGGCGTCGCGATCGTCCACGAGACCTTCGACGGCCGCGAGGCGATGGACCCCGACGGCGAGCCCGACGAGAAGACCCGTCGGCTCGTCGAGGACGTCCGCGAGGCCCACGACCTCGACGGGTGA
- a CDS encoding histone family protein, with protein MSVELPFAPVDAIIRRRAGDLRVSSGAAEELARRVQEHGAELAVDAAERAGSDGRKTLMAEDFGVQQVVSRRELELPIAPVDRIARLKIDDRYRVAMDARIALADILEDYADNVASAAATLARHADRRTVQAEDIETYFALFE; from the coding sequence ATGAGTGTCGAGTTGCCGTTCGCCCCCGTGGACGCCATCATCCGACGGAGAGCCGGCGACCTCCGGGTCAGCTCGGGGGCCGCAGAGGAACTCGCTCGCCGCGTCCAGGAGCACGGGGCGGAGCTCGCCGTCGACGCGGCCGAGCGAGCGGGGAGCGACGGCCGCAAGACGCTGATGGCCGAGGACTTCGGCGTCCAGCAGGTCGTCAGCCGACGCGAACTCGAACTCCCGATCGCGCCGGTCGACCGCATCGCCCGGCTGAAGATCGACGACCGCTACCGCGTCGCGATGGACGCCCGGATCGCCCTGGCGGACATCCTCGAAGACTACGCCGACAACGTCGCGAGCGCGGCCGCGACGCTGGCGCGGCACGCGGACCGCCGGACCGTACAGGCCGAAGACATCGAGACGTACTTCGCGCTCTTCGAGTAG
- a CDS encoding single-stranded DNA binding protein, whose protein sequence is MGAIEEVYEDLDTDVDFEEFEAAVEDKVEQMGGLADEETAAMLIAHELRDEEVEGVADVAPGMDDVKFLAKVMRIGELRSFERDGDDEDGKVVNVEVADESGRIRIAMWDDMAEDAVESLEEGETLRVAGRPKEGYNGVEVDVDKVEPAPDAEVDVDTQDTYRVEDLALGLSDVNLKGRVLSTDSVRTFDRDDGSEGRVSNLTLGDPTGRIRVTLWDEKADLATEFGPGESVEVVDGYVRERDGTLELHVGNRGAVDALDEEIEYVPDTTDVADLEMGETVDIAGGVIETDPKRTFDRDDGSEGQVRNVRIKDETGDIRVALWGDKADLDIDLADYVVFTDVEIQDGWQDDLEASAGWQSAVSVMDDAPEDAADTETESAQSTGLGAFGDGSDSEAGSEAASATASSGASDAGGSASGGNAAAVAERPDSAGGDAGDGANETETFTGTVVQAGSPVVLDDGTETRSVETDESLRLGEEVTVTGPVDGGTIAATEIERPN, encoded by the coding sequence ATGGGTGCCATCGAGGAGGTGTACGAGGACCTCGACACCGACGTCGACTTCGAGGAGTTCGAGGCCGCCGTCGAGGACAAGGTCGAACAGATGGGCGGTCTCGCCGACGAGGAGACCGCGGCGATGCTCATCGCCCACGAGCTCCGCGACGAGGAGGTCGAGGGCGTCGCCGACGTCGCGCCCGGGATGGACGACGTGAAGTTCCTCGCGAAGGTGATGCGGATCGGCGAGCTGCGGAGCTTCGAGCGCGACGGCGACGACGAAGACGGCAAGGTCGTCAACGTCGAGGTCGCCGACGAGTCCGGCCGCATCCGGATCGCGATGTGGGACGATATGGCCGAGGACGCCGTCGAGAGCCTCGAAGAGGGGGAGACCCTCCGCGTGGCCGGCCGGCCCAAGGAGGGCTACAACGGCGTCGAGGTCGACGTCGACAAGGTCGAGCCCGCGCCGGACGCCGAGGTCGACGTCGACACCCAGGACACCTACCGCGTCGAGGACCTCGCGCTCGGGCTCTCGGACGTGAACCTCAAGGGCCGCGTCCTCAGCACCGACAGCGTGCGGACGTTCGACCGCGACGACGGCTCGGAGGGCCGGGTCTCGAACCTCACGCTCGGCGATCCGACGGGGCGGATCAGAGTGACCCTCTGGGACGAGAAGGCCGACCTGGCGACGGAGTTCGGGCCGGGCGAGTCCGTCGAGGTCGTCGACGGCTACGTCCGCGAGCGCGACGGGACGCTCGAACTCCACGTAGGGAACCGCGGCGCGGTCGACGCCCTCGACGAGGAGATCGAGTACGTCCCCGACACGACCGACGTCGCCGACCTGGAGATGGGCGAGACCGTCGATATCGCCGGCGGCGTGATCGAGACCGATCCCAAGCGGACGTTCGACCGCGACGACGGCTCGGAGGGCCAGGTGCGGAACGTCCGCATCAAGGACGAGACCGGCGACATCCGCGTGGCGCTGTGGGGCGACAAGGCGGACCTCGACATCGACCTCGCGGACTACGTCGTCTTCACCGACGTCGAGATCCAGGACGGCTGGCAGGACGACCTCGAAGCCTCGGCGGGCTGGCAGTCCGCGGTCAGCGTGATGGACGACGCGCCCGAGGACGCCGCCGACACCGAGACCGAGTCCGCGCAGTCGACCGGGCTGGGCGCCTTCGGCGACGGATCCGACTCCGAGGCCGGGAGCGAGGCGGCCTCGGCGACCGCCTCGTCGGGGGCGTCCGACGCCGGCGGAAGCGCGAGCGGCGGCAACGCCGCGGCCGTGGCCGAGCGCCCCGATTCCGCAGGGGGTGATGCCGGCGACGGCGCGAACGAGACCGAGACCTTCACCGGCACGGTCGTCCAGGCGGGGAGCCCGGTCGTCCTCGACGACGGCACCGAGACCCGAAGCGTCGAGACCGACGAGTCGCTCCGCCTGGGCGAGGAAGTGACCGTCACCGGGCCCGTCGACGGCGGGACGATCGCAGCGACGGAGATCGAGCGGCCGAACTGA
- a CDS encoding DUF7564 family protein has translation MTRSRVTCLDCGAEFVRPNGYAGNYCPDCHESWTDEHDADPEPRRLGGRTTPSVRHLDDDEADAPPRYDEREE, from the coding sequence ATGACCCGCTCGCGCGTGACTTGCCTCGACTGCGGCGCGGAGTTCGTCCGCCCGAACGGCTACGCGGGGAACTACTGCCCCGACTGCCACGAGTCGTGGACCGACGAACACGACGCCGATCCGGAGCCGCGACGCCTCGGCGGTCGGACGACCCCCTCGGTGCGGCACCTCGACGACGACGAGGCCGACGCGCCCCCGCGGTACGACGAGCGCGAGGAGTAG
- a CDS encoding DUF309 domain-containing protein gives MQESLRVGVAVFNAGDYRAAHEAWEEPWLGLDSGTADERLLHGLIQYAAAVHHARGRNWSGAQRLAASAAGYLSDLDDDYRGMNVGDVRGHLRRLAADPEFAERRRPLPLRHEGAELTPRALSFAEAGSAAALLAEEYDAFDESVVDDAVRYARAELDGDSDSTLASDRSRGFAGMLFEFAADRERRTVVYDRLRAHVERRRSRERDVSGLFD, from the coding sequence GTGCAGGAGTCCCTGCGGGTCGGCGTCGCGGTGTTCAACGCCGGCGACTACCGCGCGGCCCACGAGGCCTGGGAGGAGCCGTGGCTGGGGCTCGATTCCGGCACGGCCGACGAGCGGCTCCTCCACGGACTCATCCAGTACGCCGCGGCGGTCCACCACGCCCGCGGACGCAACTGGAGCGGCGCGCAGAGGCTCGCGGCGAGCGCGGCCGGGTACCTCTCCGACCTCGACGACGACTACCGGGGTATGAACGTCGGCGACGTCCGAGGACACCTCCGCCGGCTCGCCGCCGACCCGGAGTTCGCCGAGCGCCGCCGCCCGCTCCCGCTGCGACACGAGGGCGCGGAACTGACGCCGCGGGCGCTCTCCTTCGCGGAGGCGGGGAGCGCCGCCGCGCTCCTCGCCGAGGAGTACGACGCGTTCGACGAATCGGTCGTCGACGACGCGGTCCGGTACGCCCGCGCGGAACTGGACGGGGACTCGGACTCGACGCTCGCTTCGGACCGCTCGCGCGGCTTCGCCGGGATGCTGTTCGAGTTCGCCGCCGACCGGGAGCGTCGGACCGTCGTCTACGACCGACTGCGGGCCCACGTTGAGCGGCGTCGGAGCCGCGAGCGCGACGTCTCGGGGCTGTTCGACTGA